From the genome of Alphaproteobacteria bacterium, one region includes:
- a CDS encoding NUDIX hydrolase, giving the protein MFKSLKPVQQVAALPFALRDGSFEVLLVTSRRKRESHEDGSRWILPKGWPKGRETLADSAMREAQEEAGVTGAIHPMPVGEYRYSKAMRAGYSVDAHVFVFALHVHEVRDKWRERKKRDRRWLTLDEAAETVGDGDAARLLTRLSARGGETLHTILAEMETGCGDTPAPGPAV; this is encoded by the coding sequence GTGTTCAAGTCACTGAAACCCGTTCAACAGGTTGCTGCCCTGCCGTTCGCCCTGCGTGACGGGAGTTTCGAGGTGTTGCTTGTGACCTCGCGCCGGAAACGGGAAAGCCACGAAGACGGGTCGCGCTGGATTCTGCCCAAGGGGTGGCCGAAGGGCCGCGAGACGCTGGCCGATTCCGCGATGCGCGAGGCGCAGGAGGAGGCCGGGGTCACCGGCGCCATCCATCCCATGCCTGTCGGCGAATACAGATACAGCAAGGCCATGCGAGCCGGCTATTCGGTGGATGCCCATGTGTTTGTTTTCGCGCTGCACGTCCATGAGGTGCGAGACAAGTGGCGCGAGCGCAAGAAACGTGATCGCCGCTGGCTCACCCTCGATGAGGCGGCTGAAACCGTCGGTGACGGGGATGCAGCGCGCCTCCTGACGCGCCTGTCCGCGCGCGGCGGGGAGACGCTGCACACCATTCTTGCCGAAATGGAGACCGGGTGCGGCGATACGCCGGCACCGGGCCCGGCCGTCTGA
- a CDS encoding xanthine dehydrogenase family protein subunit M, translated as MQYLAPTSLDDAIGAYAGAGGAGRILAGGTDLLVQMQAGMVAPGLIVDIKNIAEVTGIEETAEGGFIVGAAVSGAALEKHAGFAAAWPGVLEGLNLIGSTQIQGRASLGGNLCNGSPAADSVPAMVAAGAILTVQGPDGRREIAVEDVPTGPGKTSLKPGEIAVSFAFPPRAVGQGDAYLRMIPRTEMDIAVVGVGVNLTLEGGVCTSARVGLGAVAPTVLLVEDAAKALIGTKLEDSALEAAAAACSAACNPIDDKRGTIAYRTRVAGVLLKRTAAIAAERSLRT; from the coding sequence ATCCAGTATCTGGCGCCGACGTCGCTCGACGACGCGATCGGTGCCTACGCGGGCGCCGGTGGCGCAGGGCGCATCCTGGCCGGCGGCACCGACCTCCTGGTCCAGATGCAGGCGGGCATGGTCGCGCCCGGCCTGATCGTCGACATCAAGAACATCGCCGAGGTGACGGGCATCGAGGAGACCGCCGAGGGCGGCTTCATCGTCGGCGCCGCCGTCTCCGGTGCCGCGCTCGAAAAGCATGCCGGCTTCGCCGCGGCCTGGCCCGGTGTCCTGGAGGGGTTGAACCTGATCGGCTCGACCCAGATTCAGGGCCGCGCGTCGCTGGGCGGCAATCTGTGCAACGGCTCACCGGCCGCCGACAGCGTGCCGGCCATGGTCGCCGCCGGCGCCATCCTGACGGTGCAGGGCCCCGACGGGCGCCGCGAGATCGCGGTCGAGGATGTGCCCACGGGTCCGGGCAAGACCAGCCTGAAGCCCGGCGAGATCGCGGTCAGCTTCGCCTTCCCGCCCCGCGCGGTCGGCCAGGGCGACGCCTATCTGCGGATGATCCCGCGCACCGAGATGGATATCGCCGTCGTCGGTGTCGGCGTGAACCTCACCCTCGAAGGCGGGGTCTGCACCTCAGCCCGGGTCGGGCTCGGTGCCGTCGCACCGACGGTGCTGCTCGTCGAGGACGCCGCCAAGGCGCTGATCGGCACCAAACTCGAGGACAGCGCGCTGGAGGCCGCCGCTGCGGCATGCAGTGCGGCCTGCAACCCGATCGACGACAAGCGTGGCACGATCGCCTACCGCACCCGGGTCGCCGGGGTCCTGCTGAAGCGCACGGCCGCCATCGCCGCCGAACGCTCGCTGCGAACATAA
- a CDS encoding (2Fe-2S)-binding protein, whose product MAKLHISTTINGEPEEFLCTPDETMLDVLRNQLDLTGAKEGCGSGDCGACSITLDGTLVCSCLMLAAEAEGKAITTIEGMAEGETLHPLQQKFLEEAALQCGICTPGMLIAAKALLDENPDPTETEVRFWLAGNLCRCTGYDKIIRAVLDTAADMRGAS is encoded by the coding sequence ATGGCAAAACTTCACATTTCCACCACCATCAACGGCGAGCCCGAGGAATTCCTGTGCACGCCCGACGAGACGATGCTCGACGTGCTGCGCAACCAGCTCGACCTGACCGGCGCCAAGGAAGGCTGCGGCTCGGGCGACTGCGGGGCCTGCTCGATCACGCTCGACGGCACGCTCGTCTGTTCCTGCCTGATGCTGGCCGCCGAGGCCGAAGGCAAGGCGATCACCACCATCGAGGGGATGGCCGAGGGCGAGACCCTGCACCCGCTGCAGCAGAAATTCCTGGAAGAGGCCGCCCTGCAATGCGGCATCTGCACCCCGGGCATGCTGATCGCGGCCAAGGCGCTGCTCGACGAGAACCCGGACCCGACGGAAACCGAAGTCCGGTTCTGGCTGGCCGGCAATCTGTGCCGCTGCACGGGCTATGACAAAATCATCCGCGCGGTGCTCGAC